The window AACGATGCAACAACTTTTAAGTGATGCCGGGGTAAAGAACCCTCGTATTGAAATCGTATCAGGTGGGTCAGAACGACAATATAGTGTCTATCATGGATTACAGGTTGTTCGTGAAGAAGTGGTGTTAGTTCATGATGGAGCACGTCCATTTGTGACACAACAAATGATTTCAGAATGCTTTGAATTAGCGAAAAAGGGTCATCCTTCAATTGTTGCTGTTCCAGTAAAAGATACGATGAAGCGTGTCGTAAATGGAGTAGTTGTTGAAACGCCAAATCGTGATGAGATGTACAGTGTTCAAACGCCTCAAGCCGCACCGACTGAGTTACTAAAAAAGGCTCATGAAGCTGCAAAAAAAACACATTTCTTAGGAACAGATGAAGCGAGTTTAATCGAAAAGTATACGGATATACCAGTTTGTGTCGTTAAAGGTGCTTATACAAATATTAAGTTAACGACACCAGAAGATTTAATACTCGCGAATCAGTTACTAGCATCTCGCTCATAAGCGTAAGTTTTTAAACAAATATGACGATATAAGTGATTAATCACTAGGAAGGAGAACAAACCATGATTCGAATTGGACATTCAACAGACATTCACCAATTAGTTGAAGGACGAAAATTAATTTTAGGTGGCGTAGAAATCGAGCATACGAAAGGACTTTTAGGACATAGTGATGCAGATGCCCTTTGCCATGCTGTAACAGAAGCCATCATCGGGGCTTTAGCTAAAGGAGATATTGGCACTCATTTTCCCGATACTGATCCAAAATATAAAGGTGCTGATTCGCGTGTTTTATTACGTGGAGCTAAAGCCATGATGGATGAAGCGGGATACACGTTAGGAAACTTAGATGCTACCGTTTACGCAGAGCGTCCTAAAATGCGTCCGCATATTGATGCGATGCGTGCAAATTTAGCACAAGACTTAAATGCCAATTTAGATCAGGTGAATATTAAAGCCACTCGTGGTGAAAAATTAGGATTCATTGGACGCGAAGAAGGAATTGCCGCAGAATGTGTCGTTTTATTAGTGAAAAAGCCTTGTTAAGGTACATTACTGATTAAGCTTATTGCGTTTTTTACGTAAGAGTCATCTTTTAACTGATAGATCAAAAGCTAAGGCATGCTCTTTAGCTTTTTTTCTTTGAAAATATTTAATATTTTGTTTCAATCGTATATAATATGAAAAGAATAAAAGTAGTATTTTTAATTAGGAGGCAAAATTATGACAGTTCGTGTTCGTTATGCACCAAGTCCAACAGGATTTTTACATATCGGAAATGCTAGAACAGCATTATACAATTATTTATTTGCTAAGCACCACGGTGGAGATTTTATTTTACGTATTGAGGATACTGACATTGAACGTAATGTAGAAGGTGGAGAAGAATCTCAGATGAACTACTTACGTTGGTTAGGAATTGAATGGGATGAATCATTCGATGTTGGTGGAGAGTATGGACCATATCGTCAATTAGAACGTTTAGAGATCTATCGTAAATATGTAGATGAATTAATTGAAAAGGGATTAGCTTATAAATGTTATTGTACAAGTGAGGAGCTTGAAGCAGAACGCGAAGCGATGTCAACTCATGGCCATGATAATATTCATTATTCTCGTCGTTGCTTA of the Turicibacter sp. TJ11 genome contains:
- the ispF gene encoding 2-C-methyl-D-erythritol 2,4-cyclodiphosphate synthase gives rise to the protein MIRIGHSTDIHQLVEGRKLILGGVEIEHTKGLLGHSDADALCHAVTEAIIGALAKGDIGTHFPDTDPKYKGADSRVLLRGAKAMMDEAGYTLGNLDATVYAERPKMRPHIDAMRANLAQDLNANLDQVNIKATRGEKLGFIGREEGIAAECVVLLVKKPC
- the ispD gene encoding 2-C-methyl-D-erythritol 4-phosphate cytidylyltransferase; this encodes MYSAIVLAAGIGSRMGLGYNKMLHQIKGQPVVVHTIKKFLNDVTCGQVVLVVNELEIETMQQLLSDAGVKNPRIEIVSGGSERQYSVYHGLQVVREEVVLVHDGARPFVTQQMISECFELAKKGHPSIVAVPVKDTMKRVVNGVVVETPNRDEMYSVQTPQAAPTELLKKAHEAAKKTHFLGTDEASLIEKYTDIPVCVVKGAYTNIKLTTPEDLILANQLLASRS